The following are encoded in a window of Streptomyces sp. Go-475 genomic DNA:
- a CDS encoding glycoside hydrolase family 6 protein, which translates to MTRLIHALAALAVLGLAAGCSSGADPAPDPGADTTKAAYAAGTSPFWVDPQSPAARQAQLWQRQGRGQDAQLIRRIADQPVALWPAGETDPSPAVRAAASAASREGKTAVFVAYNIPHRDCGQHSAGGAADAGAYRDWIGKFAGALGEAEALVVLEPDAVAHVVDGCTPGEYHAEREQLLGEAIARLKQQPNTKVYLDAGNADWIRESQKLVEPLKRAGIEQADGFALNVSNFQTDEVTTEYGVRLAEALGGKHFVVDTSRNGNGPLPGVWCNPPGRALGTPPTTATGRPVVDAYLWIKRPGESDGTCEGGPAAGRWWPEYALELARNAKG; encoded by the coding sequence ATGACCCGGCTGATCCACGCCCTCGCGGCACTCGCGGTGCTCGGTCTCGCTGCGGGCTGCTCGTCCGGCGCCGACCCGGCGCCCGACCCCGGCGCCGACACCACGAAGGCCGCCTACGCGGCCGGCACCTCCCCCTTCTGGGTCGACCCGCAGAGCCCCGCCGCCCGGCAGGCGCAGCTCTGGCAGCGGCAGGGCCGGGGGCAGGACGCCCAGCTGATCCGGCGGATCGCCGACCAGCCGGTCGCCCTGTGGCCGGCGGGCGAGACCGACCCGTCCCCGGCGGTGAGGGCGGCGGCCTCGGCCGCGAGCCGGGAGGGGAAGACGGCGGTCTTCGTCGCCTACAACATCCCGCACCGGGACTGCGGCCAGCACTCCGCGGGCGGGGCGGCGGACGCGGGCGCCTACCGGGACTGGATCGGGAAGTTCGCCGGCGCCCTCGGCGAGGCCGAGGCCCTGGTCGTCCTGGAGCCCGACGCGGTCGCGCACGTCGTGGACGGCTGCACACCCGGCGAGTACCACGCCGAGCGCGAGCAGCTGCTCGGCGAGGCCATCGCCCGGCTGAAGCAGCAGCCCAACACCAAGGTGTACCTGGACGCGGGCAACGCGGACTGGATCCGGGAGTCGCAGAAGCTGGTCGAGCCGCTGAAGCGGGCCGGTATCGAACAGGCCGACGGCTTCGCGCTCAACGTCTCCAACTTCCAGACCGACGAGGTGACCACGGAGTACGGCGTCCGGCTCGCCGAGGCCCTCGGCGGCAAGCACTTCGTCGTCGACACCAGCCGCAACGGCAACGGCCCCCTGCCCGGCGTCTGGTGCAACCCGCCGGGCCGGGCGCTCGGCACCCCGCCCACGACCGCCACCGGCCGGCCCGTCGTCGACGCCTACCTGTGGATCAAGCGGCCCGGCGAGTCGGACGGCACCTGCGAGGGCGGCCCGGCCGCCGGGCGCTGGTGGCCGGAGTACGCCCTGGAGCTGGCGCGCAACGCCAAGGGCTGA
- a CDS encoding kelch motif-containing protein: protein MAYQPSQKTKKTVLGIGGIAVLASLNAPAALDFVSEQYHEYEIAQPEYKAKYGSWDQVDIPEEYRTNAIHAALLHTGKVLIVAGSGNEQRKFDKGEFDTVLWDPEKNTFKKVPTPEDFFCAGHAQLPDGRLLVAGGTARYELLDGEVTRAGGGMRVKNESPDKAVHLKKGTRFRSPAGVEYVTKFDVTVPKAKRSFKVSYNSRGVMQPWRTKVTASEARVFVEAVKKGPLSVTQKQAQYEIVGLKGKDADNVYGLSEKITLDKQDFQGIRAAYEFDPKAEKYVPVDPMDKARWYPTLVGLDDGRVLAVSGLDDVGMIDPGDNEIYDPETKKWSPGPKRYFPTYPALFLTKGGKLFYSASNAGYGPADHGREPGLWDLESNTFRKVPGLTDLDQTETSASVLLPPAQEQKVMILGGGGVGESKKSTPRTAVVDLKKDNPAFEDGPDLPQGTRYLNSVIMPDDTVFTSNGSRDYRGRSASNILKAQFYDPKTNAFREAAAPRVGRNYHSEALLLPDGRIATFGSDPLFDDQQNTKLGHFEQRMEVFTPPALHRNPQNRPVLKGGPKTLDDDHRVTFRTDHPERVAEARLMRPSAVTHTTDVEQRSIELDITRKGDAVTFDVPRDPALVPPGWYMLFVTDAEGTPSKAEWIHVE, encoded by the coding sequence ATGGCCTACCAGCCCTCGCAGAAGACCAAGAAGACCGTCCTGGGCATCGGCGGCATCGCGGTCCTGGCGAGCCTCAACGCCCCGGCCGCCCTCGACTTCGTCTCCGAGCAGTACCACGAGTACGAGATCGCCCAGCCCGAGTACAAGGCGAAGTACGGCTCCTGGGACCAGGTCGACATCCCCGAGGAGTACCGCACCAACGCCATCCACGCCGCCCTGCTGCACACCGGCAAGGTGCTGATCGTCGCCGGGTCGGGCAACGAGCAGCGCAAGTTCGACAAGGGCGAGTTCGACACCGTCCTGTGGGACCCGGAGAAGAACACCTTCAAGAAGGTCCCCACCCCGGAGGACTTCTTCTGCGCCGGGCACGCGCAGCTCCCCGACGGCCGTCTGCTCGTGGCCGGCGGCACCGCCCGCTACGAGCTCCTCGACGGCGAGGTGACCCGGGCCGGCGGCGGCATGCGCGTGAAGAACGAGAGCCCCGACAAGGCCGTGCACCTGAAGAAGGGCACCCGCTTCCGCTCCCCGGCCGGCGTCGAGTACGTCACCAAGTTCGACGTGACCGTCCCCAAGGCCAAGCGCAGCTTCAAGGTGTCGTACAACAGCCGCGGCGTCATGCAGCCCTGGCGCACCAAGGTCACGGCCAGCGAGGCCCGGGTCTTCGTCGAGGCGGTGAAGAAGGGCCCGCTGTCGGTCACGCAGAAGCAGGCGCAGTACGAGATCGTCGGCCTGAAGGGAAAGGACGCCGACAACGTCTACGGCCTGTCGGAGAAGATCACCCTGGACAAGCAGGACTTCCAGGGCATCCGCGCCGCCTACGAGTTCGACCCGAAGGCCGAGAAGTACGTCCCCGTCGACCCGATGGACAAGGCCCGCTGGTACCCGACGCTGGTCGGCTTGGACGACGGCCGGGTCCTCGCGGTGTCCGGCCTGGACGACGTCGGCATGATCGACCCCGGGGACAACGAAATCTACGACCCGGAGACCAAGAAGTGGTCACCCGGGCCCAAGCGGTACTTCCCGACGTACCCCGCGCTGTTCCTCACCAAGGGCGGCAAGCTGTTCTACTCCGCCTCCAACGCCGGCTACGGGCCCGCCGACCACGGGCGCGAGCCGGGGCTGTGGGACCTGGAGTCCAACACCTTCCGCAAGGTGCCGGGGCTGACGGACCTCGACCAGACGGAGACCTCGGCCTCGGTGCTGCTGCCCCCGGCGCAGGAGCAGAAGGTGATGATCCTGGGCGGAGGGGGCGTCGGCGAGTCGAAGAAGTCGACCCCGCGCACGGCCGTGGTGGACCTGAAGAAGGACAACCCGGCCTTCGAGGACGGGCCCGACCTGCCGCAGGGCACCCGCTACCTGAACAGCGTGATCATGCCGGACGACACCGTGTTCACGTCCAACGGCTCCCGGGACTACCGCGGGCGCAGCGCCAGCAACATCCTCAAGGCGCAGTTCTACGACCCGAAGACCAACGCCTTCCGGGAGGCCGCCGCGCCGCGGGTGGGCCGCAACTACCACTCCGAGGCGCTGCTGCTGCCCGACGGCCGGATCGCCACCTTCGGCTCCGACCCGCTCTTCGACGACCAGCAGAACACCAAACTGGGCCACTTCGAGCAGCGCATGGAGGTCTTCACCCCGCCCGCGCTGCACAGGAACCCGCAGAACCGGCCCGTGCTGAAGGGCGGTCCGAAGACCCTGGACGACGACCACCGCGTCACCTTCCGCACGGACCACCCGGAGCGGGTGGCCGAGGCCCGGCTGATGCGCCCCAGCGCGGTCACGCACACCACGGACGTCGAGCAGCGCTCCATCGAGCTGGACATCACCAGGAAGGGCGACGCGGTGACGTTCGACGTGCCGCGCGACCCGGCGCTCGTGCCGCCCGGCTGGTACATGCTGTTCGTGACGGACGCCGAGGGCACGCCGTCCAAGGCCGAGTGGATCCACGTGGAGTGA
- a CDS encoding DUF3817 domain-containing protein — protein MKKSVLTRYRVMAYVTGVLLVLLTLGMIGKYVLDLNGAADFTRVVSIAHGWLYVVYLIFAFDLGSKAKWKVGKQIWVLLAGTIPTAAFFVERRISRELEARVAEDSPATAKA, from the coding sequence ATGAAAAAGAGCGTGCTGACGCGCTATCGCGTGATGGCCTATGTCACCGGCGTCCTGCTGGTCCTGCTGACCCTCGGCATGATCGGCAAGTACGTGCTCGACCTGAACGGCGCCGCCGACTTCACGCGCGTCGTCAGCATCGCGCACGGCTGGCTGTACGTGGTCTACCTGATCTTCGCCTTCGATCTGGGCTCCAAGGCGAAGTGGAAGGTGGGCAAGCAGATCTGGGTGCTGCTCGCCGGGACCATCCCGACGGCCGCGTTCTTCGTGGAGCGCAGGATCAGCCGCGAGCTCGAGGCCAGGGTCGCGGAGGACTCGCCCGCGACCGCCAAGGCGTAA
- a CDS encoding MarR family transcriptional regulator, whose amino-acid sequence MPKPLSLSFDPIARADERWKQRWGNVPSMAAITSIMRAQQILLAEVDAVVKPYGLTFARYEALVLLTFSKSGELPMSKIGERLMVHPTSVTNTVDRLVRSGLVAKRPNPNDGRGTLASITGKGREVVEAATRDLMAMDFGLGVYDAEECAEIFAMLRPLRIAAGDFEEQ is encoded by the coding sequence GTGCCGAAGCCGCTCAGTCTCTCCTTCGATCCGATCGCGCGCGCCGACGAACGCTGGAAGCAGCGCTGGGGAAACGTACCGTCCATGGCCGCGATCACCTCGATCATGCGCGCCCAGCAGATCCTGCTCGCCGAGGTCGACGCGGTGGTCAAGCCCTACGGCCTGACGTTCGCGCGCTACGAGGCGCTGGTGCTGCTCACCTTCTCCAAGTCCGGCGAGCTGCCGATGTCCAAGATCGGCGAGCGGCTCATGGTGCATCCCACGTCCGTGACGAACACCGTGGACCGCCTGGTCAGGTCGGGCCTGGTGGCCAAGCGGCCGAACCCCAACGACGGGCGCGGCACCCTCGCCAGCATCACCGGCAAGGGCCGCGAGGTGGTCGAGGCGGCCACCCGCGACCTGATGGCGATGGACTTCGGGCTCGGGGTGTACGACGCGGAGGAGTGCGCGGAGATCTTCGCGATGCTGCGGCCGCTGCGGATCGCGGCGGGCGACTTCGAGGAGCAGTGA